From Novosphingobium decolorationis, one genomic window encodes:
- a CDS encoding bifunctional riboflavin kinase/FAD synthetase produces the protein MIRLDNRVPVPDSLHGAIVALGNFDGFHQGHQAVVGEAIRWARAEGRPVIVATFDPHPVRLFQPDAAPFRLTTLDQREDLFGAAGADAMLVLHFDRLMASMTAAEWIEEVLHRQLGVAGVVTGEDFTFGKGRGGNPDVLREIGARFGVTNRTVPAVHDQYGPISSSRVREALIAGDCEAAARLLTRPFAVRGPVQHGNKFGRQMGFPTANIDMASYLRPHYGIYAVIGHFPDGRRIPGAANLGIRPTIQPPVELLEPHFFDVSEDMYDLVIEVEFHHFIRPEAKFASIEEMMTQIGRDCVKARELLAPLT, from the coding sequence ATGATTCGCCTCGACAACCGCGTACCCGTCCCCGATTCGCTCCATGGCGCCATTGTCGCGCTGGGCAACTTCGATGGTTTCCACCAGGGCCACCAGGCCGTCGTCGGCGAAGCGATCCGCTGGGCGCGCGCCGAGGGCCGCCCGGTCATCGTGGCGACCTTCGATCCGCACCCGGTGCGCCTGTTCCAGCCCGACGCGGCGCCCTTCCGGCTGACCACCCTCGACCAGCGCGAGGACCTGTTCGGCGCGGCCGGGGCCGACGCCATGCTGGTGCTCCACTTCGACCGCCTGATGGCGAGCATGACCGCGGCGGAATGGATCGAGGAAGTCCTCCACCGCCAGCTTGGCGTGGCCGGCGTCGTCACCGGCGAGGATTTCACCTTCGGCAAGGGCCGCGGGGGCAATCCGGACGTGCTGCGCGAGATCGGAGCCCGATTCGGCGTCACCAACCGCACCGTCCCCGCCGTTCACGACCAGTATGGACCTATCTCGTCGAGCCGCGTGCGCGAAGCGCTCATCGCGGGCGACTGCGAGGCCGCCGCACGCCTCCTCACCCGCCCCTTCGCGGTGCGCGGGCCCGTCCAGCACGGCAACAAGTTCGGACGCCAGATGGGCTTCCCCACCGCCAACATCGACATGGCAAGCTACCTGCGTCCGCACTACGGGATCTACGCGGTGATCGGCCATTTCCCGGACGGACGCCGGATTCCGGGCGCGGCGAACCTGGGCATCCGCCCCACGATCCAGCCGCCTGTCGAACTCCTGGAGCCGCATTTCTTCGACGTGTCGGAGGACATGTACGACCTCGTCATCGAGGTGGAATTCCACCACTTCATCCGCCCCGAGGCCAAGTTCGCCTCGATCGAGGAAATGATGACTCAGATCGGGCGCGACTGCGTCAAGGCACGCGAACTTCTCGCTCCCCTGACCTGA
- the purE gene encoding 5-(carboxyamino)imidazole ribonucleotide mutase, giving the protein MSEKPRVAIIMGSQSDWPTMQRAADMLDTLEVTYDARIVSAHRTPDRLVDFAKSAEEEGFKVVIAGAGGAAHLPGMVASMTHLPVLGVPVQSRALSGQDSLLSIVQMPAGIPVGTLAIGEAGAANAGLLAASILSTSDEGLADRLKAFRAKQTQSVAERPTSD; this is encoded by the coding sequence ATGAGCGAGAAGCCCCGCGTCGCCATCATCATGGGCAGCCAGTCGGACTGGCCGACGATGCAGCGCGCCGCCGACATGCTCGACACGCTCGAGGTCACCTACGATGCCCGCATCGTCTCGGCCCACCGCACGCCCGACCGCCTCGTCGACTTCGCCAAGAGCGCGGAAGAGGAAGGGTTCAAGGTCGTGATCGCAGGTGCCGGCGGTGCCGCCCACCTGCCGGGCATGGTCGCCTCGATGACCCATCTTCCGGTGTTGGGCGTTCCGGTCCAGAGCCGCGCGCTCTCGGGCCAGGACAGCCTTCTCTCGATCGTGCAGATGCCCGCCGGCATCCCGGTCGGCACGCTCGCCATCGGCGAGGCGGGTGCGGCCAATGCCGGCCTGCTCGCCGCCTCGATCCTCTCGACCTCGGACGAGGGCCTCGCCGACCGGCTCAAGGCCTTCCGCGCAAAGCAGACGCAGAGCGTCGCCGAGCGCCCGACGTCCGACTGA
- a CDS encoding dihydrofolate reductase, whose product MQDIFLITARAANGVIGLGGQLPWRLPADLKRFKALTMGKPMVMGRKTFESFPSPLPGRRHIVLTRDTKWQAEGAEVVHTVHAALELAGECEIAIIGGGEIYALFLEHAHRIELTEIHEDYVGDTHFPILDDTWRETAREEHPANGNFPPHAFVTLQRNL is encoded by the coding sequence GTGCAGGACATCTTCCTCATCACCGCCCGCGCGGCGAACGGCGTGATCGGCCTCGGCGGGCAGTTGCCCTGGCGCCTTCCAGCCGATCTCAAGCGTTTCAAGGCGCTGACCATGGGCAAGCCCATGGTCATGGGCCGCAAGACCTTCGAGAGCTTCCCTTCGCCCCTTCCCGGCCGCCGCCACATCGTGCTCACCCGCGATACCAAGTGGCAGGCCGAGGGCGCCGAAGTGGTCCACACCGTGCACGCTGCGCTGGAGCTGGCCGGTGAGTGCGAAATCGCGATCATCGGTGGGGGCGAGATCTACGCGCTGTTCCTGGAACACGCCCACCGCATCGAGCTGACCGAAATCCACGAGGACTACGTCGGCGACACGCATTTCCCGATTCTGGACGACACCTGGCGCGAGACCGCGCGCGAGGAACATCCGGCAAACGGCAATTTTCCGCCTCACGCTTTCGTGACCCTCCAGCGCAACCTATAG
- the ileS gene encoding isoleucine--tRNA ligase, whose amino-acid sequence MTEQRDYKDTVFLPKTDFPMKAGLAQKEPGILSRWESERIYDQVRAARAGREKFILHDGPPYANGDMHIGHALNHILKDMVVRTQTLLGKDAPYVPGWDCHGLPIEWKVEEAYRKKKKNKDEVPAEEFRAECRAYARQWVDTQREQLKRLGINGNWDQPYLTMDFDAEATIVTELLKFAQSNMLYRGAKPVMWSPVEKTALAEAEVEYEDIVSTQIDVAFEIVESQDPDLVGAYAVIWTTTPWTIPVNQALAYGSHIDYHLIEADGRRYLIAEPLVDAFIKRLGHETHDLHFFMKGAGLEGTKVRHPMHHLGGFYAELRPMLAGDFVTTDSGTGLVHLAPDHGEDDFELCKANGLNPKFVVEADGRYREDWLWLGGQGSVINPKFTAPDGPICSDLKEAGALLSASADYSHSYPHSWRSKAKVIYRCTPQWFVPMDKPSATSGMPDGMTLRETAEMALAHTRFVPAKGRNRIGAMVQGRPDWVLSRQRAWGVPITLFVDRTTGEYLVDEAVNARIIAAIRESGVDAWSDERAQEYLGGAYKAEDYERVVDILDVWFDSGSTHAFVLESGKWPELLRPEGYEGPHADLYLEGSDQHRGWFQSSLLEACATRGHAPYKAVLTHGFTMDSKGFKMSKSLGNTISPIKVMETRGADIIRLWALSVDFTEDHRIGDEILKGVGDQYRRLRNTFRYMLGALSDFAEDERVALADMPELERYMLALLADLDADLKQAVADYDFNTYVRRLLDFCNEDLSAFFFDIRKDRLYCDDPASLERRAYRTALDTLFHALVRYAAPVTVFTAEEVWTSRYPEGGSVHLLEWPEVPAPDADKDTWTALRTLREKVTEAIEPLRREKTVRSSLEAEVTVPASAVPEGFSDEDLAALFITATVSRGQGEDVTVTKTTHHKCGRCWRLLPEVSEDGALCGRCEDVVDAPETPA is encoded by the coding sequence ATGACTGAACAACGCGACTACAAAGACACCGTCTTCCTGCCGAAGACCGATTTCCCCATGAAGGCCGGCCTCGCCCAGAAGGAGCCCGGTATTCTTTCGCGTTGGGAAAGCGAGCGGATTTACGACCAGGTTCGCGCCGCGCGCGCAGGCCGGGAAAAGTTCATCCTCCACGACGGCCCGCCCTACGCCAATGGCGACATGCACATCGGCCATGCGCTCAACCACATCCTCAAGGACATGGTCGTGCGCACGCAGACGCTGCTGGGCAAGGACGCGCCCTACGTGCCGGGCTGGGACTGCCACGGCCTTCCCATCGAGTGGAAGGTGGAAGAAGCCTACCGCAAGAAGAAGAAGAACAAGGACGAGGTTCCCGCCGAGGAATTCCGCGCTGAATGCCGCGCCTACGCGCGCCAGTGGGTCGATACCCAGCGCGAGCAGTTGAAGCGCCTGGGCATCAACGGCAACTGGGACCAGCCCTACCTGACGATGGACTTCGACGCCGAAGCCACCATCGTGACCGAACTCCTGAAGTTCGCGCAGAGCAACATGCTCTACCGCGGCGCCAAGCCGGTCATGTGGTCGCCGGTCGAGAAGACCGCGCTCGCCGAAGCCGAGGTCGAGTACGAGGACATCGTCTCGACCCAGATCGACGTCGCCTTCGAGATCGTTGAATCGCAGGACCCCGACCTTGTCGGCGCCTACGCAGTGATCTGGACGACCACGCCCTGGACGATCCCCGTCAACCAGGCGCTCGCCTACGGCTCCCACATCGATTACCACCTGATCGAGGCCGATGGTCGGCGCTACCTCATCGCCGAGCCGCTGGTCGACGCCTTCATCAAGCGCCTGGGCCATGAAACGCACGACCTGCACTTCTTCATGAAGGGCGCAGGGCTCGAAGGCACCAAGGTGCGCCACCCGATGCATCACCTGGGCGGCTTCTACGCCGAACTGCGCCCGATGCTGGCGGGCGATTTCGTCACCACCGATTCGGGCACCGGCCTTGTCCACCTCGCCCCCGATCACGGCGAGGACGACTTCGAGCTGTGCAAGGCCAACGGCCTCAATCCCAAGTTCGTGGTCGAAGCCGATGGCCGCTACCGCGAAGACTGGCTGTGGCTGGGCGGTCAGGGGTCGGTCATCAACCCCAAGTTCACCGCGCCTGACGGCCCGATCTGTTCGGACCTCAAGGAGGCTGGCGCGCTGCTTTCGGCCTCGGCCGACTACAGCCACTCCTACCCGCATTCGTGGCGCTCGAAGGCCAAGGTCATCTACCGCTGCACCCCGCAGTGGTTCGTACCGATGGACAAGCCCTCCGCCACCTCGGGCATGCCCGATGGCATGACCCTGCGCGAAACCGCCGAGATGGCGCTCGCCCACACGCGCTTCGTGCCCGCCAAGGGCCGCAACCGCATCGGCGCGATGGTCCAGGGCCGCCCCGACTGGGTGCTCTCGCGCCAGCGCGCCTGGGGCGTGCCGATCACGCTCTTCGTCGACCGCACAACCGGCGAATACCTCGTCGACGAGGCGGTCAACGCGCGCATCATCGCGGCCATCCGTGAAAGCGGCGTCGATGCCTGGTCGGACGAGCGCGCGCAGGAATACCTGGGCGGGGCCTACAAGGCCGAGGATTACGAGCGCGTCGTCGACATTCTCGATGTCTGGTTCGATTCCGGCTCGACCCACGCCTTTGTCCTCGAATCGGGCAAGTGGCCCGAACTGCTGCGCCCCGAAGGCTATGAAGGCCCGCACGCGGACCTCTACCTCGAAGGCTCCGACCAGCACCGTGGCTGGTTCCAGTCCTCGCTGCTCGAAGCCTGCGCCACGCGCGGCCATGCGCCCTACAAGGCGGTGCTCACCCACGGCTTCACGATGGACTCCAAGGGCTTCAAGATGTCGAAGTCGCTGGGCAACACGATCAGCCCGATCAAGGTCATGGAAACCAGAGGCGCAGACATCATCCGCCTCTGGGCGCTCTCGGTCGACTTCACCGAGGACCACCGCATTGGCGATGAGATCCTGAAGGGCGTGGGCGACCAGTACCGCCGCCTGCGCAACACCTTCCGCTACATGCTCGGCGCGCTCAGCGATTTCGCCGAGGATGAGCGTGTGGCCCTCGCCGACATGCCCGAGCTCGAACGCTACATGCTCGCGCTGCTGGCCGATCTCGACGCGGACCTGAAGCAGGCCGTCGCCGACTATGACTTCAACACCTACGTGCGGCGTCTCCTCGACTTCTGCAACGAGGACCTCTCGGCCTTCTTCTTCGACATCCGCAAGGACCGTCTCTACTGCGACGATCCGGCCAGCCTGGAGCGCCGCGCCTACCGCACCGCGCTCGACACGCTGTTCCACGCACTGGTGCGCTACGCGGCCCCTGTCACCGTGTTCACGGCCGAGGAAGTATGGACCTCGCGTTATCCCGAAGGCGGCAGCGTCCACCTTCTGGAATGGCCCGAAGTGCCCGCACCGGATGCCGACAAGGACACCTGGACGGCCCTGCGCACCCTGCGCGAGAAGGTCACGGAAGCCATCGAACCGCTGCGCCGTGAGAAGACCGTGCGCTCCAGCCTCGAGGCCGAAGTCACCGTTCCCGCCAGCGCCGTGCCCGAGGGCTTCTCGGACGAGGATCTGGCCGCGCTGTTCATCACCGCGACAGTGAGCCGCGGGCAAGGCGAGGACGTGACCGTCACCAAGACCACCCACCACAAGTGCGGCCGTTGCTGGCGCCTGCTTCCCGAAGTTTCGGAAGACGGCGCGCTGTGCGGGCGCTGCGAGGACGTGGTGGACGCGCCGGAGACCCCCGCGTGA
- a CDS encoding 5-(carboxyamino)imidazole ribonucleotide synthase: MIAPGETIGILGGGQLGRMLAMAAARLGYRCHIYAPEDHSVAAEVSAAHTQAAFDYAAGLSAFAADCAVVTYEFENVPVAPLAALGEVPVFPHPRALETAQDRLAEKTFVTKLGGTPAPFAPVDSPEDLRAAIARIGTPGILKTRRDGYDGKGQWRIMSPEDAEGLDLPDQPLIYEGFVHFSAEFSVILCRGQDGEIRYFDSAHNRHEDGILALSTVPAPDAITAQVPAARDLAAKVADALDYVGVLTLEFFATEAGPVFNEMAPRVHNSGHWTIEGAVTCQFENHIRAICGLPLGSTELAADAVEMRNLIGEAANDWAEILKDPANHLHLYGKGDVRPGRKMGHVTRLTFD, from the coding sequence ATGATTGCTCCCGGCGAAACCATCGGAATCCTTGGTGGCGGCCAGCTTGGCCGGATGCTCGCGATGGCCGCCGCGCGGCTTGGCTACCGCTGCCATATCTACGCGCCCGAGGACCACTCGGTCGCCGCCGAAGTGAGTGCGGCGCACACCCAGGCCGCGTTCGACTACGCGGCGGGCCTTTCCGCCTTCGCGGCCGACTGCGCGGTGGTGACCTACGAGTTCGAGAACGTGCCAGTAGCCCCGCTCGCCGCGCTGGGCGAGGTGCCGGTCTTCCCGCACCCGCGCGCGCTGGAAACCGCGCAGGATCGCCTCGCCGAGAAGACCTTCGTCACCAAGCTGGGCGGCACCCCTGCCCCCTTCGCGCCTGTGGATTCGCCCGAGGACCTGCGCGCCGCGATCGCCAGGATCGGCACGCCCGGCATCCTCAAGACCCGGCGCGACGGCTATGATGGCAAGGGCCAGTGGCGGATCATGTCGCCCGAAGACGCCGAGGGCCTCGACCTGCCCGACCAGCCGCTCATCTACGAGGGCTTCGTCCACTTCTCGGCCGAGTTCTCGGTGATCCTGTGCCGCGGCCAGGACGGCGAAATCCGCTATTTCGATTCCGCGCACAACCGCCACGAAGACGGCATTCTCGCGCTCAGCACCGTGCCCGCACCCGATGCGATCACCGCGCAGGTGCCTGCCGCGCGCGACCTGGCCGCCAAGGTCGCCGACGCGCTCGACTACGTCGGCGTCCTGACCCTGGAGTTCTTTGCGACCGAGGCGGGCCCTGTCTTCAACGAGATGGCCCCGCGCGTCCACAACTCCGGCCACTGGACCATCGAGGGCGCGGTCACCTGCCAGTTCGAGAACCACATCCGCGCGATCTGTGGGCTGCCGCTAGGCAGCACCGAACTTGCCGCGGACGCTGTGGAAATGCGCAATCTCATCGGCGAGGCTGCGAACGACTGGGCCGAAATTCTCAAGGACCCGGCCAACCACCTGCATCTCTACGGCAAGGGCGATGTACGCCCCGGCCGCAAGATGGGCCACGTCACCCGCCTGACTTTCGACTGA
- the gpmA gene encoding 2,3-diphosphoglycerate-dependent phosphoglycerate mutase, which translates to MPRLILVRHGQSQWNLENRFTGWWDVDLTEKGEGEARAAGRLLKDKGILPTVAFTSLQTRAIKTLHFALEEAGILWIPETKDWRLNERHYGGLTGLNKAETAEKHGEDQVKIWRRSFDTPPPVLERGSEFDLASDPRYAGIDVPQTESLKDTIARVLPYYESSIVPHLKTSADACVIVSAHGNSLRALVKHLSGISDEEITGLEIPTGQPIVYDLDTDLAVLDRYYLSER; encoded by the coding sequence TTGCCCCGTCTGATCCTTGTCCGCCACGGCCAGAGCCAGTGGAACCTCGAAAACCGCTTCACCGGCTGGTGGGACGTCGATCTTACCGAGAAGGGCGAAGGCGAAGCCCGCGCGGCGGGGCGCCTGCTCAAGGACAAGGGTATCCTGCCTACCGTCGCGTTCACCTCGCTGCAGACCCGCGCGATCAAGACGCTGCACTTCGCGCTGGAAGAGGCGGGCATCCTGTGGATCCCGGAGACCAAGGACTGGCGCCTGAACGAGCGTCACTACGGCGGCCTCACCGGCCTCAACAAGGCCGAGACCGCCGAGAAGCACGGCGAGGACCAGGTCAAGATCTGGCGCCGCAGCTTCGACACGCCCCCGCCGGTGCTCGAACGCGGCAGCGAGTTCGACCTCGCCTCCGACCCGCGCTACGCCGGGATCGACGTGCCCCAGACCGAGAGCCTCAAGGACACCATCGCGCGCGTCCTGCCCTATTACGAGAGCTCAATCGTGCCGCACCTCAAGACGAGCGCGGACGCCTGCGTGATCGTCTCCGCGCACGGCAACTCGCTGCGCGCGCTGGTGAAGCATCTGTCGGGCATCTCCGATGAAGAGATCACCGGCCTCGAGATCCCGACCGGCCAGCCGATCGTCTACGACCTCGACACCGACCTTGCGGTTCTCGACCGCTACTACCTCTCGGAGCGTTGA
- the lspA gene encoding signal peptidase II, which translates to MRKRLLGLLAAALVFLVDQGVKSWVTGPLGIDRVGDVQEILPFFALRFTQNFGVSLGLFTAGSPEGRWALVAMTAGIALFVFVWLLRERKLPEIGALGLVLGGALGNIRDRFSFGYVVDFADLHFGEWRPFLVFNIADAAITLGVLIILARTLLSRDKPETTASPAPES; encoded by the coding sequence ATGCGCAAGCGCCTGCTCGGCCTTCTGGCCGCAGCCCTTGTGTTCCTTGTCGACCAGGGCGTGAAGTCCTGGGTCACGGGCCCGCTCGGCATCGACCGGGTGGGCGACGTGCAGGAAATCCTGCCCTTCTTCGCGCTGCGCTTCACGCAGAACTTCGGCGTCTCGCTCGGCCTCTTTACCGCGGGCTCGCCCGAGGGGCGCTGGGCGCTGGTGGCGATGACCGCGGGAATCGCGCTGTTCGTCTTCGTGTGGCTGCTGCGCGAGCGCAAGCTGCCCGAGATCGGCGCGCTCGGCCTGGTGCTGGGCGGCGCGCTCGGCAACATCCGCGACCGCTTCAGCTTCGGCTACGTGGTCGACTTTGCCGACCTGCATTTCGGCGAATGGAGGCCCTTCCTGGTCTTCAACATCGCCGATGCCGCGATTACCCTGGGCGTCCTGATTATCCTTGCCCGCACGCTCCTTTCGCGCGACAAGCCCGAAACCACAGCAAGCCCCGCTCCGGAGAGTTGA
- a CDS encoding DUF3035 domain-containing protein — MFVKKTGALILVTSGAFLLSACGSSGLFNRARPDEFAVQRQTPLVVPPDFSLQPPKQGEPRPSDGALQEQTLDALFGGPQARSDVETATLAMAGKAEPGIRSTVGDPDTYTVAKGQVTRSILSAPEGDGREAQVAVGG, encoded by the coding sequence ATGTTCGTTAAGAAGACCGGCGCCCTGATCCTTGTCACGAGCGGCGCATTCCTGCTCTCGGCCTGTGGCAGCAGCGGCCTGTTCAACCGCGCGCGGCCGGACGAATTCGCCGTCCAGCGCCAGACGCCGCTGGTCGTGCCGCCCGACTTCTCGCTGCAGCCGCCCAAGCAGGGCGAACCGCGCCCCTCCGACGGCGCGCTTCAGGAGCAGACCCTTGATGCGCTGTTCGGCGGCCCGCAAGCCCGCAGCGACGTGGAAACGGCAACCCTCGCCATGGCCGGCAAGGCGGAGCCCGGCATCCGCTCGACCGTGGGCGATCCCGACACCTACACCGTGGCCAAGGGCCAGGTGACCCGCTCGATCCTGTCCGCCCCGGAAGGCGACGGCCGCGAAGCCCAGGTCGCCGTCGGCGGCTGA
- a CDS encoding TonB-dependent receptor, producing the protein MKNSVRILAGLLATAAFPAMAHAGEVAGHVSDATGTRALQSASVRIVELNRIVETSRDGSYIFGDVPAGDYTLEVTYVGAIVETKTVSVPATGRVEGNFALAGIGGEAILVVGQTANLASSLSRQKAADGVSSVLTRDAIGQFPDQNVAESLRRLPGVNILNDQGEGRYVSVRGLAPDLNATSLNGVRVPAPESDSRGVALDVVSSDLIESVTIKKSLTPDMDADTIGASIEIKTTSAFDLKKPTFTVTAEGSYNDYADTVTPKGAFSFSAPVGDSFGISGGVSYYERKFETDNVESDFWDEADGEAFSPTVEYRDYDVKRKRLNANLNFDWRASDTTTAYIKGVWSQFDDHEYRNRTTFDFGEDPSAFGANGPSFSDEDGEITVERDLKDRFERQRIRTVALGSDTDTGTWKFNWVASWSKSTELENNSVDPIRFKRDFEGDGLTIDWDYSDPRVPTYTASSGAALLNDPDSYEFDKIDHTTLSDSQDEEWAIKADLARTFAMGTGDLTLQAGGKARWRTKSYDFNVTTYKDGDIPYTMDGWTGEQTYRLADIDLGPVSYKGAGKDFLAQYGDTLEIDTYGSAYDSAVSDYRVKEDIYAGYALARWDSSDLRVVGGVRMEHTKNTLEGSTVTDDEDNFELPPVEALRYKRSYTDWLPSLTLRYSPQDNIVARIAGSKSLVRPKFSELAPRNIVNEDNEAEFGNPDLQPFMSWNFDAGVEYYFSSNGALTFNGFYKSIDNYTYTQTFDDYTYEGRTYDEFRTALNGETAEIVGFEASYSQAFSMLPAPFDGLLTQVNYTYTHSKGELADGRSISLPSTSKNTFNAVLGYQKGPLNLRFSGTYRDRYLDEVGDDVTEDRYVDNHFQLDFSGKVRVTENVRLTLDVININNAKYFAYQNLAGAQRLLQFEKYGPTVKFGARVNF; encoded by the coding sequence ATGAAAAATTCCGTCCGCATTCTTGCAGGGCTGCTCGCCACCGCCGCATTTCCGGCCATGGCCCACGCCGGCGAGGTCGCCGGTCACGTCTCGGACGCCACCGGCACCCGGGCGCTGCAGTCCGCGAGCGTGCGCATCGTCGAGCTCAACCGCATCGTCGAGACGAGCCGCGATGGCAGCTACATCTTCGGTGATGTGCCCGCCGGCGACTACACGCTCGAGGTGACCTATGTGGGCGCGATCGTCGAGACCAAGACCGTCTCGGTCCCCGCTACCGGCCGGGTCGAGGGCAACTTTGCGCTTGCCGGCATCGGCGGCGAGGCGATCCTGGTCGTCGGCCAGACCGCGAACCTTGCCAGCTCGCTCTCGCGCCAGAAGGCGGCGGACGGTGTCTCCTCGGTGCTGACGCGCGATGCCATCGGCCAGTTCCCCGACCAGAACGTCGCGGAATCGCTGCGCCGCCTGCCCGGCGTCAACATCCTCAACGACCAGGGCGAAGGGCGCTACGTCTCGGTGCGCGGCCTGGCTCCCGATCTCAACGCGACCTCGCTCAACGGCGTGCGCGTGCCTGCGCCTGAATCCGATTCGCGCGGCGTCGCGCTCGACGTGGTCTCCTCCGACCTCATCGAATCGGTCACCATCAAGAAGTCGCTGACCCCCGACATGGACGCCGACACCATCGGCGCCTCGATCGAGATCAAGACCACCAGCGCCTTCGACCTCAAGAAGCCGACCTTCACGGTCACCGCCGAGGGCAGCTACAACGACTATGCCGACACGGTCACCCCCAAGGGTGCGTTCAGCTTCTCGGCGCCTGTCGGCGACAGCTTCGGTATCTCGGGCGGCGTGAGCTACTACGAGCGCAAGTTCGAGACCGACAACGTCGAGTCCGACTTCTGGGACGAGGCCGACGGCGAGGCGTTCAGCCCGACGGTCGAGTACCGCGACTACGACGTGAAGCGTAAGCGCCTCAACGCCAACCTCAACTTCGACTGGCGCGCCTCGGACACCACCACCGCCTACATCAAGGGCGTGTGGAGCCAGTTCGACGACCACGAGTACCGCAACCGCACCACCTTCGACTTCGGCGAGGATCCGAGCGCCTTCGGTGCGAACGGCCCAAGCTTCAGCGACGAGGACGGCGAGATCACCGTCGAGCGCGATCTCAAGGACCGCTTCGAGCGCCAGCGTATCCGCACCGTTGCCCTGGGCAGCGACACCGACACCGGCACCTGGAAGTTCAACTGGGTTGCCAGCTGGTCGAAGTCCACCGAACTGGAGAACAACTCGGTCGACCCGATCCGCTTCAAGCGCGATTTCGAAGGCGATGGCCTGACCATCGATTGGGACTACTCGGATCCGCGCGTGCCGACTTACACCGCCTCGAGCGGTGCGGCGCTGCTCAACGATCCGGACTCCTATGAATTCGACAAGATCGACCACACCACCCTCTCGGACAGCCAGGACGAGGAATGGGCGATCAAGGCCGACCTTGCGCGCACCTTCGCGATGGGCACCGGCGACCTGACCCTGCAGGCAGGCGGCAAGGCGCGCTGGCGCACGAAGTCCTATGACTTCAATGTCACCACCTACAAGGACGGCGACATTCCCTACACGATGGACGGCTGGACGGGCGAGCAGACCTATCGCCTCGCCGACATCGACCTGGGCCCCGTCAGCTACAAGGGTGCGGGCAAGGACTTCCTCGCGCAGTACGGCGACACGCTGGAAATCGACACCTACGGCTCGGCCTACGACTCGGCGGTCAGCGATTACCGCGTGAAGGAAGACATCTACGCCGGTTATGCACTTGCCCGCTGGGACTCGAGCGACCTGCGCGTGGTGGGCGGCGTGCGCATGGAGCACACGAAGAACACGCTTGAAGGCAGCACCGTCACGGACGACGAGGACAACTTCGAGCTGCCTCCGGTCGAAGCCCTGCGCTACAAGCGCAGCTATACCGACTGGCTGCCCAGCCTGACCTTGCGCTACTCGCCGCAGGACAACATCGTGGCGCGTATTGCCGGCTCGAAGAGCCTCGTGCGCCCCAAGTTCTCCGAGCTGGCTCCGCGCAACATCGTCAACGAGGACAACGAGGCCGAGTTCGGCAACCCCGACCTTCAGCCCTTCATGTCGTGGAACTTCGATGCGGGCGTGGAGTACTACTTCTCCTCGAACGGCGCGCTGACCTTCAACGGCTTCTACAAGTCGATCGACAACTACACCTACACGCAGACCTTCGACGACTACACCTACGAGGGCCGCACCTACGACGAGTTCCGCACCGCGCTCAACGGCGAGACCGCCGAGATCGTGGGCTTCGAGGCCAGCTACAGCCAGGCTTTCTCGATGCTGCCCGCGCCTTTCGACGGCCTGCTGACCCAGGTCAACTACACCTACACCCACTCGAAGGGTGAGCTGGCCGATGGGCGTTCGATCTCGCTGCCGAGCACCTCGAAGAACACCTTCAACGCGGTGCTGGGCTACCAGAAGGGCCCGCTCAACCTGCGCTTCTCGGGCACCTACCGCGATCGCTACCTCGACGAGGTGGGCGACGACGTGACCGAGGACCGCTACGTCGACAACCACTTCCAGCTCGACTTCTCGGGCAAGGTGCGTGTCACCGAGAACGTGCGCCTCACGCTCGACGTCATCAACATCAACAACGCCAAGTACTTCGCCTACCAGAACCTTGCCGGCGCGCAGCGCCTGCTGCAGTTCGAGAAGTATGGTCCCACGGTGAAGTTCGGTGCACGGGTGAACTTCTGA